Part of the Candidatus Eisenbacteria bacterium genome, CGCCGGCGGTCTCGATTCCCCCGGCATCGCGAGGTGGGACGGCCAGGAGTGGCATGCGGTTCCGGGAGCCCCGAGCCCCTCGGTTTCGGATCTGCGGTGGAGTGACGGTGCGCTCTACGCGACAGGAATGTGGTTCATCGACGGTCAGGCGACCGATCAGATCGCTCGATTCGACGGTCAGTCCTGGCGCGGTCTCGGCACCGGCATCCTCCCCGACGACTACTACGTGTCGCCGCAGGTTTCCACGCTGGCCGAATACGACGGCGATCTGTTCGTCGGTGGCTACTTCATGATCGCGGGCGGCAAGAGCTCGAAGCGGATCGCACGCTGGGACCTCGGAGGTGCACCCGGGGTCGCGCCGGGTCAGGTCGCGTGGCGTTCGAGCCGGCCCAACCCGTTCGCCGATCGCGTGGTGCTGCGATTCGAAGTCGCGAGTCCGACGCGCGGCAGCCTTCGCATCTTCGATCTGCGAGGTCGCGAAGTCGCGCGTCCGCGCGACGGCGAGTGGCCCGCCGGCCTCGCCGCGGTGGCGTGGGACGGCCGTGATCGCGACGGACGGAGCCTGCCGTCGGGGCTCTACTTCGCGCGGCTCAAGCTCGCGAACGGGAGCGAATCGAGCACCCGGCTGGTGCTCACCCGTTGACCGTGCGCGGCCTCGCGCCGCGCCCGGTGTTACCTAGTGACCGCCGCTCTTGCGTGGCCGCGCGTTCCACAGCGTGAGCATCAGGATGCCGCCGATCGCCGAGAAGCCCATCATGCTCGGTCCCCACACGCTCCAGCCGTAGTGGTCGAGCAGCCAGCCCATCCCGACACCCATCACCGAGCCACCCACGTACTGCATGCCGTCGAACAATCCGGCGGCGGTGGCGGCGGCGCGCTTGCCGCCGAAGTCCATCGAGGCGGTGCCGGAGAGCATCGAGTGCACCATCGAGATCGCCAGTGAGTTGAGCATGAAGGCGATCACCACCGCGTTGACGCCGGGTGCTTTCCACACCACGAACAGGCACACCACCTGGATCGCGTAGCCGATGAACGCGACCGGCGCGCGGCGATGGCCGAACACCTTGTCGGAGGCGTAGCCCGCGATGAACGCGCCCGCGATGCCGGCGCCGACGATCGCCAGCGCGTTGCGCTGGAAAATCGGATTCGAAAGCTCGAGGTGCTGCACTTCCTGCATGTAGCGCGGGAACCACTCCTCGAAGCCCTTGCGCACCAGTCCGGTGCAGAACTCCGCGATCGCGATCGTGATCGCGATCGGATTGGTGAACACCTTGCGCGCGACATAGCTGAATGTAATCGCCTCGGTGTCGCCGCTGCTCGCATCCTCGGGATCGAACTCCCCGAGCCCCGCGTCTTTGGGCGAATCCTGCACCACGCGCCAGGTGACGAACCACATGACCGCGACCACCACCGACGGAATGAAGAACTTCCACTGCCAGGGCAGCAGCGCGATCATCGGCAAGCCGAGCAACAGGAACACCAGGAAGCGGCCGCTCTGGATCATCGAGCCGAAGATCGCCGAGAACACGCCGCGCTCGCTGACGTGGAACCAGCCCGAGTTCACCTTGATGAGAGCCAGCGCGCTGTAACTCTGGAAGTACATGTTGAGCGCCCACACCGCCGAGAAGTAGGCGAGCATCACGGCGGGGGTGCCGACCACGCCGAGATAGGCGCCGAAGCCGAACACCAGATTGAAGAAGAACGCACCGCCGGCGCCGATCAGCATCGCCTTGCGCCCACCCAGCCGGTCCGCGATCGGCCCGTTGAAGATCGCGGAGAGGCCGTAGATCAGCGTGCTGATCGTGATGATCGTGCCGACCTGCGTCTTCGAGAATCCATAGGCGTCCGACAGCGCCTTGTTGGCGAGCGGAAAGTTGTAGCGCGCCATGTACATCGCGGCGTAAGTGAAGCCGAGCGCGAGCCAGTTCTGGGTGCGACGCTGCGAGAACTGGGGCGAGTGTTTCAGGGGCGCGGTCGCAGCCATGGCAGGGTCCTCATGGAGTGGAGCAGTGAGGGCTCGAGTCGACGACGAGGCTTGTAACCCGCGCCGCCGGGCCGGTCAAGCGCGCCCCGACCGGCGGGGCGGGTGCTCCTAGCGGGCGCCGAGGCGCTCGCGCAGCGGACGGGCGCGGGTGCGACTCACCGGAACCTCGGTGCGGGCGGTATCCCGGAGCGTCAGGCGCCAGGTACCCGCGAACGCCGGGCGCAGCTCGAGCGCGTGATCCAGGTTGACGATCGCGCCGCGGTGAACGCGCAGGAAGCGGCGCGCATCGAGGCGGGCTTCGAGCTGGTCGAGCGTGAAGTTGATCCAGAATCGATCGCCCTCGATCGCCACGAACACCAGCTTGTCCTCGGCGCCGAACCACAGAATCTCCTCGGCTCGCAGGATGCGCTGGCGCACGCCGACCCGGACGGTCAGTCGCTCGAGCGGCGCCAGCTCGGAGGTCGCGGCGGTCGTCGTTGGCGTCGCCGAGGTGCGCGTGTGCGAACGCTCCGCGGCCAGCGCGTCGAGCAGCTCGCGCATGCGCGCGTCGAGCGACTCGGGACCCGCCCGTGCGGCGCGCACGCGATCGAGCGCTTCGGCGAGCCGCTCGGCACGAAACGGCTTGAGCAGATAGTCGATCGCGCGCTCTTCGAATGCCTGCACCGCGTAGTGGTCGAACGCGGTTGCGAAGATCACCGCCGGCCGCTCGGCCAGTGTGCGCAGAAGCTCGAAGCCGTCCTCGCCCGGCATCTGGATGTCGAGCAGCAGCAGGTCCGGGGTGAGTGCGGCGATGCGTTCGCGCGCTTCCGCGGCCGAGCCGGCCTCGCCCACGATTTCGAGGTCGGGCAGCGCCTCGAGCAGCCGCCGCGCGCGGGCGCGCGCAGGGGCTTCGTCGTCGACGATCAGGACGCGCAGGATTCGAGGCATGGAAGCGAGCACCCCAGAGTCCGAAACACCGCCATGGCGTGCGGCTACCAGGTCAGCGAGAAGCCGGCCACCAGCAGCCGGCGGCTGAAGTACGAATCGCGCTCATAGCGTCGCGAATAGTCGCTGTTGTACACGTACTCGAGGGTGTTGTCGATTGCGAGCACGTTCAACCCCTCGACGTACACCACGCACGGCCCGCTCTGCGGCAGCGCCGCCCAGGCCGGCATCGAGAACAGTCGCGAGTAGCGAACGTCGAGCCGGTGATAGTCGGGCATGTTCGCGGATTGGCGCGCCCCCTCGACCGGGTGCCACACCTCGCGGCCCGGGTCGTAGAACCGTCCGACTACCGGCGTGTAGGGCCGCCCGCTCGAGGCGCTGTATCGGAACCCGAGCGTGGTCGCGGAGTTGAGGTGATACTGGCCGACCAGTGTGATCGAGTGGGCGACTCCGTAGGGCGACGGCACTCGTTCACCTGCATCGCCCTCGCGGCGGCGGCTGTCGAGATAGCCGTACGAGACCCAGCCGGACAGCCAGCGATAGGTGCCCTGGAGGAACACGTCGACGCCGCGTGCAAACCCGTGGCCGTCGTTCGCGAAGAAGCGGGTGGAATCCGTCGTCAGGAGCCCGCGATAGTCCTTGCGATAACCCTCGACGCGCAGATTGCCGAACTCTGACTTCCACTCGTAGCCGGCGATCACGTGGTCGGCGCGCAGTGGCTCGAGGTCGGGATTGCCGTACACCGGATCGAGCGTGCGTGGATCGGCGAGCTGGTGGTAGCGGCCCGCCGCCACGCGCGCGGTCTGGTGGTCGTCGATGCGCCACGCGACAGCACCGCGCGGATCCGCGGTCCATACGCCGGGCTCCGAGGCATAGTCGAAACGACCGCCGAGCGTGGCGTAGACCGGGCCCCATACCCGCACCTTGTCTTCGAGGTAGAGGCCGGGATTCATGAGCGTGACGTCGGTGTCGTGCTGCCGCGAAGGAGCGCCGCTGACGATGTCGGTGCTGTCGGCCGCGAACGAACCGCGGATCTCGGTCGCGGGCCGGCGCAGATTGGCGCCGAACGAGACTTCGTGTCGGGGACTCGCCGACCACACGGCGTCGAGGTTCGCCTGCCCGTTGCGTTCGGTGGTCGAGGCGCCGAGTGTTCCAAAGCTCCAGCGCGAGCGGTAGTACTGCCCCGACATCTGGCCACGCAGCGCGAGCTGCTTGCCGATCAGCGCGCTGCCGTTGAGCGCCACGGTGTGATTGCGCGCGTGCTCGACGTAGAGCTCGCGCGCGTTGAGCGCCTCGGCATGGAGTGCCACGTCGTCTCCGGAATCGAGGTACGAGAGTGACAGCCGGCTCGCAGCGCTCGGGCGCCACAGCAATCGGGAGAACAGATTCGCGCTCGAGGGCGCGGCCTCGTACTCGCTGACGCTGCCGTAGAGCCGGAACAGCAGTTCCGGGAAGGAGCGACTCACGCTGCCGATCAACGACAGCTTGCCGGGCACCAGGGCCCACGAGGACGAAGCGCTCATGCCCGCGAGATTGGCGCCCAGCGAGACCGTGCGCAGATCGAGCGGGTCCTGGGTCTCCACGTCGAGAACGCCCGACAGCGCCCCGCCGTATTTCGAGCTGAATCCACCGCTCGAGAAGAACGCGCTCTTGATCATGTAGCTGTCGATGGTCGAGAACAGCCCGCCCGAGGCCCCCTCGTAGTGGTAGGGGTGACCCAGCTCGCCGGAGTCCACGCGGATCAGCGTCTCGCTGGGGTCGCCGCCGCGCACGTAGACCGCGGCGCCTTCGTTGGGCGCGTTGATGCCCGGCAACGCGCGCAAGGCCTGGAACACGTCCGCGGCACCACCCGGTGTGGTCAACACGTCGATGCGGCGCAGCACCGCGCCTTCGCTCTTGCCGGCTTTGCCGAACGACGAGGCGGCGACGGTGACCTCGGCGACCGGCACCGGCTCCTCGGCGAGAACCACTCTCAGATCGGCAGTCCCGACCGACGCCGCGACATTCAGGCGCACGCGCTGGTAACCGATCTGCGAGACCTCGAGCACTTGCGGGCCATCAGGCAGCTCGAGCGTGAAGCGTCCCTCGGTGTCGGTGACCGCGCCGCGCTTGAGTGCCGGAACCTGGACGTTCGCGAATTCGATCGCGCGTCCGGCGCGGTCGACCACGCGGCCGCGCAGGGTCGCCGCACTCGCGACACCGGGAGCGATGAACAGGCACGCGACCAGCAATAGCCGCCGCGACAAGTCCAAGGCGTGCGGGCTCACGACGTCCGACCTCCGCGCTTGCCGCCCGCCGAGCCCTTCGCCGTGCTCGACTTGCGCGTTTCGTCGAGCAGCTTGCGCGCCCAGCCCATCTCGGGGTTGACGACCAGCGCGCGCTCGTAGAAGGCGATCGCCCGCGCCGGATCGTCGAGCTTGCGCGCCGCGTTGCCGGCCCAGACGTGTGCGTCGTCACGTCCCCAGTCGGCGGTGCGCGCGTCGGTCGCCGACGCGGCTTCGAACGCCGCGATCGCCTGCTCCAGGATCGGCAGTGCCTTCTTGGCGCCGCCGCCGATGAACGCCGGCCGATGGAGCGTCATCATGCCGCGCAGCAGCAGCACGCGTGGATTGGCGGGCGCAAGCGTCTCGGCGCGCTCCTCGAGCCGCGCCATCTCGGGTCCCAGCGTCATGCCGAGCGCCATGCCGCCGAACTGGATCTTGAAGCCGAGCAATGCGGACTTGAGCGCATGGTTCTCGGCGAAGCCGGGTTCTTTCTCGATCGCACGATCGACCTCGACGAGCGCGGACTCGAGCAAGTCCTCCGAGACCCGGCGTTGCTTGTCGTCTCGCATGAAGCCGATCGCGCGCCATGCCGAGAGCGCGCTCCAGTACGAGAGCCGCGCGTCTTCGGGG contains:
- a CDS encoding TonB-dependent receptor, with the translated sequence MSPHALDLSRRLLLVACLFIAPGVASAATLRGRVVDRAGRAIEFANVQVPALKRGAVTDTEGRFTLELPDGPQVLEVSQIGYQRVRLNVAASVGTADLRVVLAEEPVPVAEVTVAASSFGKAGKSEGAVLRRIDVLTTPGGAADVFQALRALPGINAPNEGAAVYVRGGDPSETLIRVDSGELGHPYHYEGASGGLFSTIDSYMIKSAFFSSGGFSSKYGGALSGVLDVETQDPLDLRTVSLGANLAGMSASSSWALVPGKLSLIGSVSRSFPELLFRLYGSVSEYEAAPSSANLFSRLLWRPSAASRLSLSYLDSGDDVALHAEALNARELYVEHARNHTVALNGSALIGKQLALRGQMSGQYYRSRWSFGTLGASTTERNGQANLDAVWSASPRHEVSFGANLRRPATEIRGSFAADSTDIVSGAPSRQHDTDVTLMNPGLYLEDKVRVWGPVYATLGGRFDYASEPGVWTADPRGAVAWRIDDHQTARVAAGRYHQLADPRTLDPVYGNPDLEPLRADHVIAGYEWKSEFGNLRVEGYRKDYRGLLTTDSTRFFANDGHGFARGVDVFLQGTYRWLSGWVSYGYLDSRRREGDAGERVPSPYGVAHSITLVGQYHLNSATTLGFRYSASSGRPYTPVVGRFYDPGREVWHPVEGARQSANMPDYHRLDVRYSRLFSMPAWAALPQSGPCVVYVEGLNVLAIDNTLEYVYNSDYSRRYERDSYFSRRLLVAGFSLTW
- a CDS encoding response regulator transcription factor, translated to MPRILRVLIVDDEAPARARARRLLEALPDLEIVGEAGSAAEARERIAALTPDLLLLDIQMPGEDGFELLRTLAERPAVIFATAFDHYAVQAFEERAIDYLLKPFRAERLAEALDRVRAARAGPESLDARMRELLDALAAERSHTRTSATPTTTAATSELAPLERLTVRVGVRQRILRAEEILWFGAEDKLVFVAIEGDRFWINFTLDQLEARLDARRFLRVHRGAIVNLDHALELRPAFAGTWRLTLRDTARTEVPVSRTRARPLRERLGAR
- a CDS encoding MFS transporter — encoded protein: MAATAPLKHSPQFSQRRTQNWLALGFTYAAMYMARYNFPLANKALSDAYGFSKTQVGTIITISTLIYGLSAIFNGPIADRLGGRKAMLIGAGGAFFFNLVFGFGAYLGVVGTPAVMLAYFSAVWALNMYFQSYSALALIKVNSGWFHVSERGVFSAIFGSMIQSGRFLVFLLLGLPMIALLPWQWKFFIPSVVVAVMWFVTWRVVQDSPKDAGLGEFDPEDASSGDTEAITFSYVARKVFTNPIAITIAIAEFCTGLVRKGFEEWFPRYMQEVQHLELSNPIFQRNALAIVGAGIAGAFIAGYASDKVFGHRRAPVAFIGYAIQVVCLFVVWKAPGVNAVVIAFMLNSLAISMVHSMLSGTASMDFGGKRAAATAAGLFDGMQYVGGSVMGVGMGWLLDHYGWSVWGPSMMGFSAIGGILMLTLWNARPRKSGGH